A genomic window from Thermoanaerobaculia bacterium includes:
- a CDS encoding EAL domain-containing protein, translating to VPFDLLMVAVLGIATVVWLLEDEHFRLVEASLQIEKLAYYDSLTGLPNRKLFLDRLKQWIARRGRTDYHAALFFLDLDNFKRINDTYGHETGDLLLGAVAERLRYSVREGDTIGRQGGDEFTLLLPGIRSADDAIAIASKLLDRLAQPLEVGELSLFAAASIGITLFPDHGDDPTTLLRKADTAMYRAKEAGRGGVVIYDSEMSDVSRERFVLESALRAGLEEEHLVLYYQPIVRAGSGEIVGVEALVRWLHPDRGLILPGKFLPLIESTAVSEALSDWVLRKACAQVQAWRERYQQDLQVSVNLTARAFENPELSSKIDVILRETGLPAAALELEITETMALLHAGGPVSTLADLRKRGARVAVDDFGIGYSSLSYLRELPIDTVKLDSSFIRELGRRREDSKIVGAVIQLAHGLGMEVVAEGVEEEEQMVILEMLYCDKMQGFLFSRPLETEAFEGLMDASTPFRTGPAPSRAPVAR from the coding sequence ACCGGGCTGCCGAACCGCAAGCTCTTCCTCGACCGGCTGAAGCAGTGGATCGCGCGGCGCGGGCGGACCGACTATCACGCTGCGCTCTTCTTTCTCGACCTCGACAACTTCAAGCGGATCAACGACACCTACGGCCACGAGACCGGCGACCTCCTGCTGGGCGCGGTTGCCGAGCGGCTGCGCTACAGCGTGCGCGAAGGCGACACGATCGGGCGCCAGGGGGGCGACGAGTTCACCCTGCTCCTGCCGGGCATCCGCTCCGCCGACGACGCGATCGCGATCGCGTCCAAGCTCCTCGACCGCCTGGCGCAGCCCCTCGAGGTGGGGGAGCTCTCTCTCTTCGCGGCGGCCTCGATCGGGATCACCCTCTTCCCCGACCATGGGGACGATCCGACGACGCTGCTGCGGAAGGCCGACACCGCCATGTACCGCGCCAAGGAGGCGGGCCGCGGCGGCGTCGTCATCTACGACAGCGAGATGTCGGACGTGAGCCGCGAGCGCTTCGTTCTCGAGAGCGCGCTGCGCGCCGGACTCGAAGAGGAGCATCTCGTGTTGTACTACCAGCCGATCGTCCGGGCGGGCTCGGGAGAGATCGTCGGCGTCGAGGCTCTCGTGCGCTGGCTGCACCCGGACCGCGGCCTCATTCTGCCGGGCAAGTTCCTGCCGCTGATCGAGAGCACCGCGGTTTCCGAGGCGTTGAGCGACTGGGTTCTGCGCAAGGCCTGCGCGCAGGTCCAGGCCTGGCGAGAGCGCTATCAGCAGGATCTTCAGGTGTCGGTCAATCTGACCGCGCGCGCCTTCGAGAATCCCGAGTTGTCGTCCAAGATCGACGTCATCCTGCGCGAAACCGGCCTGCCCGCCGCGGCGCTCGAGCTCGAGATCACCGAGACCATGGCGCTGCTGCACGCCGGGGGACCGGTCTCGACGCTCGCGGACCTGCGCAAGCGGGGTGCGCGCGTGGCGGTGGACGACTTCGGGATCGGCTATTCCTCGCTCTCCTACCTCCGCGAGCTGCCGATCGACACCGTCAAGCTCGACTCCTCGTTCATCCGGGAGCTGGGCCGCCGCCGCGAGGACTCGAAGATCGTGGGCGCCGTGATCCAGCTCGCCCACGGGCTCGGCATGGAGGTCGTCGCCGAAGGCGTCGAGGAGGAGGAGCAGATGGTCATCCTCGAGATGCTCTACTGCGACAAGATGCAGGGCTTCCTGTTCAGCCGCCCTCTCGAGACGGAGGCCTTCGAGGGCCTCATGGACGCATCAACACCTTTTCGAACCGGTCCAGCGCCCAGTCGAGCTCCTGTCGCGAGATGA